One window of Azospirillum sp. TSA2s genomic DNA carries:
- a CDS encoding cyclopropane-fatty-acyl-phospholipid synthase family protein, translating into MTDIATDIAATAPRRHPRWLRLVTGRDLWTGALVKMAGGIRRGELSLRLPDGRTMCVGDPAEGPRADLTLLDDAAARRLMLGGAVGMAEAYGDGLWRSGDLPALIELAIRNEAAIGGGAKKGGFRGTVAAAAANRLFHRSRANSRRGSRRNIAFHYDLGNDFYRLWLDPGMTYSSALYEREGQSLEDAQEVKIARVADLLQLAPGDRVLEIGCGWGGMAEHLAGRRGASVVGLTLSAEQLAFARARLERAGLAGQVDLRLMDYRDAGGSFDRIVSIEMIEAVGEEHWPRYFAALRDRLVPGGAAVVQAITIDDARFPRYRRGCDFIQRHIFPGGMLPCPSALRAEAERAGLVVEHVETFGDSYARTCAEWRRRFLEAGPQVAAMGFDDRFRRLWDYYLAYCEAGFRAGTIDVGLWRFRKP; encoded by the coding sequence ATGACCGACATCGCTACCGACATCGCTGCGACCGCGCCTCGACGTCACCCTCGGTGGCTGCGGCTGGTGACCGGACGCGACCTGTGGACCGGCGCCCTGGTGAAAATGGCCGGCGGCATCCGCCGGGGCGAGCTGAGCTTGCGCCTGCCCGACGGGCGGACGATGTGCGTCGGCGATCCGGCCGAGGGGCCGCGGGCCGACCTGACGCTGCTCGACGATGCCGCGGCGCGGCGGCTGATGCTGGGCGGCGCGGTCGGTATGGCCGAGGCCTATGGCGACGGGCTGTGGCGCAGCGGCGATTTGCCGGCGCTGATCGAACTGGCGATCCGCAACGAGGCTGCGATCGGTGGCGGGGCCAAAAAAGGGGGTTTCAGGGGCACGGTCGCGGCGGCGGCGGCCAACCGGCTGTTCCACCGCAGCCGCGCCAACTCCCGCCGCGGCAGCCGCCGCAACATCGCCTTCCACTATGACCTGGGCAACGACTTCTACCGGCTGTGGCTCGATCCCGGCATGACCTATTCCTCCGCCCTGTACGAGCGGGAGGGCCAGAGCCTGGAGGACGCGCAGGAGGTCAAGATCGCCCGCGTCGCCGACCTGTTGCAACTCGCACCCGGCGACCGGGTGCTGGAGATCGGCTGCGGCTGGGGCGGGATGGCCGAACATCTGGCCGGCCGCCGCGGCGCCTCGGTCGTCGGGCTGACCCTGTCGGCGGAGCAGCTGGCCTTCGCCCGTGCGCGGCTGGAGCGGGCCGGGCTGGCGGGCCAAGTCGATCTGCGGCTGATGGACTATCGCGACGCCGGCGGAAGCTTCGACCGCATCGTCTCCATCGAGATGATCGAGGCGGTGGGGGAGGAGCATTGGCCGCGCTATTTCGCCGCCCTGCGCGACCGGCTGGTGCCCGGCGGGGCGGCGGTGGTGCAGGCGATCACCATCGACGACGCCCGCTTCCCGCGCTACCGCCGCGGCTGCGACTTCATCCAGCGCCACATCTTCCCTGGCGGCATGCTGCCCTGCCCGTCGGCCCTGCGTGCCGAGGCGGAGCGGGCCGGGCTGGTGGTGGAGCATGTGGAGACGTTCGGCGACTCCTATGCCCGGACCTGCGCGGAGTGGCGGCGGCGCTTCCTGGAAGCCGGGCCGCAGGTGGCGGCAATGGGCTTCGACGACCGGTTCCGCCGGCTGTGGGACTATTACCTCGCCTATTGCGAGGCCGGGTTCCGCGCCGGGACCATCGATGTCGGGCTCTGGCGCTTTCGCAAGCCGTAA
- a CDS encoding nuclear transport factor 2 family protein, with protein sequence MTDDPRQHGLDAWVDFFETLSVEALDRLPALTVPEVRFRDPFNDAHGRDAVRAALLHTLNGCRDLRFTVTHRLFAPDLAILRWRFQATVTGIGRMDVIGTSEVRQAPDGRVAEHIDHWDSGEHVYLRLPLLGAPLRLIRRRLGAAPPD encoded by the coding sequence ATGACGGATGATCCCCGACAGCACGGGCTGGACGCCTGGGTCGATTTCTTCGAGACGCTCAGCGTCGAAGCGCTCGACCGGCTGCCGGCGCTGACCGTGCCGGAGGTGCGCTTTCGCGACCCCTTCAACGACGCCCATGGCCGGGACGCGGTGCGCGCGGCGCTGCTCCACACGCTGAACGGCTGCCGCGATCTGCGCTTCACCGTCACCCACCGGCTGTTCGCACCCGATCTGGCGATCCTGCGCTGGCGGTTCCAGGCGACGGTGACCGGCATCGGCCGGATGGATGTGATCGGCACCAGCGAGGTGCGGCAAGCTCCCGACGGCCGGGTCGCCGAACACATCGACCATTGGGATTCCGGCGAGCATGTCTATCTGCGCCTGCCGCTGCTGGGCGCCCCGCTCCGCCTCATTCGGCGGCGGCTGGGCGCTGCTCCGCCGGATTGA
- a CDS encoding sigma-70 family RNA polymerase sigma factor: MIAQLASLLTHAAGADRTPDPKRIGQGARVSAKPAVADPAAARLAADQSADLVAVAAGDRAAFARLFAHFAPRVKAYMLKLGMPAQRAEDLAQDTMLSVWRKASLYDPAKAEAATWVFTIARNLRIDMLRRERHPEVSDDELLEHEDDRPRADEMLDGDRRARRLRGALASLTPEQAEVVQLSFFADLAHPAIAERLDVPLGTVKSRLRLAMAKIRKALGDDDR, encoded by the coding sequence ATGATCGCCCAATTGGCCTCCCTTCTGACGCATGCCGCCGGAGCCGACCGGACGCCGGATCCCAAAAGGATCGGACAGGGCGCCCGCGTGTCGGCCAAACCGGCGGTGGCCGATCCCGCCGCCGCAAGGCTGGCGGCGGACCAGTCGGCCGATCTGGTCGCGGTGGCGGCGGGCGACCGGGCGGCCTTCGCCCGGCTGTTCGCCCATTTCGCCCCGCGGGTGAAGGCCTACATGCTGAAGCTGGGGATGCCGGCGCAGCGGGCGGAGGATCTGGCGCAGGACACCATGCTGTCGGTGTGGCGCAAGGCCTCGCTCTACGACCCGGCGAAGGCGGAGGCGGCGACCTGGGTCTTCACCATCGCCCGCAACCTGCGCATCGACATGCTGCGCCGCGAACGCCATCCGGAGGTGTCGGACGACGAACTGCTGGAGCATGAGGACGACCGCCCCCGCGCCGACGAAATGCTGGACGGCGACCGCCGCGCCCGCCGCCTGCGCGGCGCGCTGGCCTCGCTGACGCCGGAACAGGCGGAGGTGGTGCAGCTGTCCTTCTTCGCCGACCTCGCCCACCCGGCCATCGCCGAACGGCTGGACGTTCCCCTGGGCACCGTGAAATCGCGCCTGCGCCTGGCCATGGCCAAGATCCGCAAGGCGCTGGGAGACGACGACCGATGA
- a CDS encoding amino acid ABC transporter permease, with translation MTNPVQALNSARVRGWLYQALFLACALAVAWYLVSNTLTNLATRGVATGFGFLHREAGFEIGESLLTYSASDTYLKALVVGLLNTLAVSAAGVVLATVLGVLIGIARLSSNWMVNRFATLYVETIRNVPLLLQLVVWYTIMNRLPSPREALEIVPGIFLSNRGMKFPVLVEHAGHGWALLALIAGIAAAIAVVRYGRRHRETTGKPFPTLPAAIAAVLLPPALVFVATGAPLAFDVPVLSGFNFEGGGSVTPEFTALLIGLSVYTAGFIAEIVRSGILAVPHGQTEAGLALGLSPGKILRLVILPQALRVIVPPLTSQYLNLTKNSSLAVAIGYPDLVSVSNTSANQTGQVVEAVAMMMLVYLIISLAISGFMNWYNRRVALVTR, from the coding sequence ATGACAAACCCGGTCCAGGCGCTGAATTCCGCGCGCGTGCGGGGGTGGCTGTATCAGGCATTGTTCCTGGCCTGCGCCCTCGCCGTTGCCTGGTATCTCGTTTCCAACACGCTGACCAACCTCGCCACCCGCGGCGTCGCCACCGGCTTCGGCTTCCTGCACCGCGAGGCCGGCTTCGAGATCGGCGAGAGCCTGCTCACCTATTCCGCGTCCGACACCTATCTGAAGGCGCTGGTCGTCGGCCTGCTGAACACGCTGGCGGTGTCGGCCGCGGGCGTGGTCCTGGCGACCGTGCTGGGCGTGCTGATCGGCATCGCGCGGCTGTCCTCCAACTGGATGGTGAACCGCTTCGCCACCCTGTATGTCGAGACGATCCGCAACGTGCCGCTGCTGCTGCAGCTGGTGGTCTGGTACACGATCATGAACCGGCTCCCCAGCCCGCGCGAGGCGCTGGAGATCGTGCCGGGCATCTTCCTCAGCAACCGCGGCATGAAGTTCCCGGTGCTGGTGGAACATGCCGGCCATGGCTGGGCCCTGCTGGCGCTGATCGCCGGCATCGCCGCCGCCATCGCCGTCGTCCGCTACGGCCGCCGCCACCGCGAGACGACGGGCAAGCCCTTCCCCACCCTGCCGGCCGCCATCGCCGCCGTGCTGCTGCCGCCGGCCCTGGTGTTCGTCGCCACCGGCGCGCCGCTGGCCTTCGACGTGCCGGTGCTCTCCGGCTTCAACTTCGAGGGCGGCGGGTCGGTCACCCCGGAATTCACCGCGCTGCTGATCGGCCTGTCGGTCTACACCGCCGGCTTCATCGCCGAGATCGTGCGCTCCGGCATCCTCGCCGTGCCGCATGGCCAGACGGAGGCCGGGCTGGCGCTGGGCCTGTCGCCGGGCAAGATCCTGCGCCTCGTCATCCTGCCGCAGGCGCTGCGCGTCATCGTGCCGCCGCTGACCAGCCAGTACCTGAACCTGACCAAGAACAGCTCGCTGGCCGTCGCCATCGGCTATCCGGATCTGGTCAGCGTCTCCAACACCTCGGCCAACCAGACCGGACAGGTGGTGGAGGCGGTGGCGATGATGATGCTCGTCTATCTCATCATCAGCCTTGCGATCTCCGGCTTCATGAACTGGTACAACCGCCGCGTGGCCCTAGTGACGCGATGA
- a CDS encoding sensor histidine kinase — MGSDRPVWQLFARFSLLSRGPVARYGMALLTFATALLLRRLVDNTLPSGFPYLTFFPAVILTTFIAGLGPGVVTAVLSGLAAWYFFIPPFDSFGLDGSVGLALAFYAVVVAVDIALIHGMQMTLARLQEERGRTASLLEAQTTMFHELQHRVANNMQFVSALLDLQRRTVGHTPEGALAALEEAGRRLHTMAQVHRRLHDPRSGDDFGSHVEGLCRDMLKAAGVPGIDCRVTVQAAPKSPERLLALAMLIVEALTNSLKHAFAEDGGTVTIDLRAVPGQPDQLHLLVMDDGIGLPDGFDVQRLPSLGWKIIQSLAAQLSGELSYGATGGSGTRIELRFPA; from the coding sequence ATGGGGTCCGATCGGCCGGTCTGGCAATTGTTCGCGCGCTTCTCGCTGCTGTCGCGCGGCCCGGTGGCGCGCTATGGCATGGCCTTGCTGACCTTCGCCACCGCCCTGCTGCTGCGCCGGCTGGTCGACAACACCCTGCCGTCCGGCTTTCCCTATCTCACCTTCTTCCCGGCGGTGATCCTGACCACTTTCATCGCCGGGCTGGGGCCGGGGGTGGTGACGGCGGTGCTGTCGGGGCTGGCCGCCTGGTATTTCTTCATCCCGCCCTTCGACAGTTTCGGGCTGGATGGATCGGTCGGGCTGGCGCTGGCCTTCTATGCGGTGGTGGTTGCGGTGGACATCGCGCTGATCCACGGCATGCAGATGACGCTGGCCCGCCTGCAGGAGGAGCGCGGCCGCACCGCCTCCCTGCTGGAGGCGCAGACCACCATGTTCCACGAGCTGCAGCACCGCGTCGCCAACAACATGCAGTTCGTCTCCGCCCTGCTGGATTTGCAGCGGCGGACCGTCGGCCATACGCCGGAAGGGGCGCTGGCGGCGCTGGAGGAGGCGGGGCGGCGGCTGCACACCATGGCGCAGGTGCACCGGCGCCTGCACGACCCGCGCTCCGGCGACGATTTCGGCAGCCATGTCGAGGGGCTGTGCCGCGACATGCTGAAGGCGGCCGGCGTCCCCGGCATCGACTGCCGCGTGACGGTGCAGGCCGCGCCCAAGTCGCCTGAACGGCTGCTGGCGCTGGCCATGCTGATCGTGGAGGCGCTGACCAACAGCCTGAAACACGCCTTCGCCGAGGATGGCGGCACCGTGACCATCGACCTGCGCGCGGTGCCGGGCCAGCCGGACCAACTGCATCTGCTGGTGATGGACGACGGCATCGGCCTGCCGGACGGCTTCGACGTGCAGCGCCTGCCCAGCCTGGGCTGGAAGATCATCCAAAGCCTGGCCGCCCAGCTGTCCGGCGAGTTGAGCTATGGCGCGACCGGCGGCAGCGGCACGCGCATCGAGTTGCGCTTTCCGGCCTGA
- a CDS encoding amino acid ABC transporter substrate-binding protein has product MKTRLSALAIAATLSVSALALSGTAQAGATFDGVKQKGYVQCGVNLGLYGFSSPDDKGKWSGLDVDMCRAVAAAMFGDAEKVKYTPLSAQQRLPALQSGEIDILARNTTRTLTRDTANGLNFGPTNYFDGQGFMVSAKLGLKSAKQLNGATVCVLPGTTTEQNVSDYFRANKMTFKPVVIEKNEELNKAFFAGRCDALTSDASQLAAIRAAEVQNPNDYVILPELISKEPLSPAVRQGDEEWMNLVIWSFYAMVQAEEKGLTSETVDAAMTSPDPDVKRLLGVTAGNGKALGVEENWAFNIIKQVGNYAQSFERNVGAGSKLKMPRGQNALYTEGGLMYAPPMK; this is encoded by the coding sequence GTGAAGACCCGTCTGAGCGCGCTCGCCATCGCGGCCACCCTGTCCGTCTCCGCCCTTGCCCTCTCCGGTACGGCCCAGGCCGGCGCCACCTTCGACGGCGTGAAGCAGAAGGGCTATGTCCAGTGCGGCGTCAACCTGGGCCTGTACGGCTTCTCCTCACCCGACGACAAGGGCAAGTGGTCGGGCCTTGACGTCGACATGTGCCGCGCCGTCGCCGCCGCGATGTTCGGCGATGCCGAAAAGGTGAAGTACACCCCGCTGTCGGCGCAGCAGCGCCTGCCGGCGCTGCAGTCGGGCGAGATCGACATCCTCGCCCGCAACACCACCCGCACCCTGACCCGCGACACCGCCAACGGCCTCAACTTCGGCCCGACTAACTATTTCGACGGCCAGGGCTTCATGGTCTCGGCCAAGCTGGGCCTGAAGAGCGCCAAGCAGCTGAACGGCGCCACCGTCTGCGTCCTGCCCGGCACCACCACCGAACAGAACGTGTCGGATTACTTCCGCGCCAACAAGATGACCTTCAAGCCGGTCGTCATCGAGAAGAACGAGGAGCTGAACAAGGCCTTCTTCGCCGGCCGTTGCGACGCCCTGACCTCCGACGCCTCGCAGCTGGCCGCCATCCGCGCCGCCGAGGTGCAGAACCCCAACGACTACGTCATCCTGCCCGAGCTGATCTCGAAGGAGCCGCTGTCCCCGGCCGTCCGCCAGGGCGACGAGGAGTGGATGAACCTGGTCATCTGGTCCTTCTACGCCATGGTCCAGGCCGAGGAGAAGGGCCTGACGTCGGAGACCGTCGACGCCGCCATGACCTCTCCCGATCCGGACGTGAAGCGCCTGCTGGGCGTCACCGCCGGCAACGGCAAGGCGCTGGGCGTCGAGGAGAACTGGGCCTTCAACATCATCAAGCAGGTCGGCAACTACGCCCAGAGCTTCGAGCGCAACGTCGGCGCCGGTTCCAAGCTGAAGATGCCGCGCGGCCAGAACGCCCTCTACACCGAAGGCGGCCTGATGTACGCCCCGCCGATGAAGTAA
- a CDS encoding SDR family NAD(P)-dependent oxidoreductase, giving the protein MDGIGGEAESGSNGKPPGITWITGASSGIGRALAIHLADGGARVALSARSVEDLTSTVQHSPDRMRLFALDVTDRVATTATVAAIERWFGPIDRAVLNAGTHIPMSLEDFSADTARRLMEVNYMGVVHGLEALLPRMRARGRGQVAVVASVAGYRGLPTAAAYGPTKAALINLCESLKPDCDRAGIRLQLVCPGFIDTPLTARNPFPMPDLMPVEDAARQLADEMEGDGFEITFPKRFTRKLKLARCLPYRLYFPLVRKATGT; this is encoded by the coding sequence ATGGATGGGATTGGCGGTGAAGCGGAGAGCGGGTCGAACGGCAAGCCGCCCGGCATCACCTGGATCACCGGCGCCAGCAGCGGCATCGGCCGGGCGCTGGCGATCCATCTCGCCGACGGCGGGGCGCGGGTGGCGCTCTCCGCCCGCTCGGTCGAGGATCTGACGTCAACGGTGCAGCACAGCCCGGATCGCATGCGCCTGTTCGCGCTGGACGTCACCGACCGCGTCGCCACCACCGCCACCGTCGCCGCCATCGAACGCTGGTTCGGTCCCATCGACCGGGCGGTGCTGAACGCCGGCACCCACATCCCGATGTCGCTGGAGGATTTCTCCGCCGACACCGCCCGCCGGCTGATGGAGGTCAACTATATGGGCGTGGTCCATGGGCTGGAAGCTCTGCTGCCGCGGATGCGGGCGCGCGGGCGCGGACAGGTGGCGGTGGTCGCCTCCGTCGCCGGGTACCGCGGCCTGCCGACGGCGGCGGCCTATGGCCCGACCAAGGCGGCGCTCATCAACCTGTGCGAATCGCTGAAGCCCGACTGCGACCGCGCCGGGATCAGGCTGCAGCTGGTCTGCCCCGGCTTCATCGACACGCCGCTGACCGCCCGCAACCCCTTCCCCATGCCGGACCTGATGCCGGTGGAGGACGCCGCCCGCCAGCTGGCCGACGAGATGGAGGGCGACGGCTTCGAGATCACCTTCCCCAAGCGCTTCACCCGCAAGCTGAAGCTGGCGCGCTGCCTACCCTATCGGCTTTACTTCCCGCTGGTGCGCAAGGCGACCGGAACATGA
- a CDS encoding NAD(P)/FAD-dependent oxidoreductase translates to MPLSPPDLTSPAPLDIAVVGSGIAGLSAAWLLSKAHRVTLYEKEDRPGGHANTVEADGAGPVDTGFIVYNEPCYPNLVALFDHLGVPTRATDMSFSASLDGGRVEYAGTPAALFAQKRNLLRPRFWRMIADILRFYREAPGLLADPAAETLTLGDVLDRGGYSDAFIRDHLLPMAAAIWSSPAESMRGHPAAAFIRFCDNHGLLKLKGRPVWRTVEGGSRSYVGRILADMPGALRLNCAVEGIVREEGRVLLRDRRGDVRAHDHVVIATHADQALALLEDAGGEERRLLGAFGYERNLAILHGDPALMPKRRAVWSSWNYLAERGDGGQDGDQDALCVTYWMNRLQGFLPQERDLFVTLNPIRPPRDGSILRSVLYDHPIFGMEALAAQRQLWSLQGRRRTWFAGSYFGAGFHEDGAQAGLAVAEALGGVRRPWTVPNPSGRIHVGPVPAIRGAELETA, encoded by the coding sequence ATGCCGCTTTCTCCGCCCGACCTCACCTCGCCGGCTCCGCTCGACATCGCGGTGGTCGGCTCCGGCATCGCCGGGCTGTCGGCGGCCTGGCTGCTGTCGAAGGCGCACCGCGTCACCCTCTATGAGAAGGAGGACCGGCCGGGCGGCCATGCCAACACGGTGGAGGCTGACGGCGCCGGCCCGGTCGATACCGGCTTCATCGTCTACAACGAGCCCTGCTATCCCAATCTGGTCGCCCTGTTCGACCATCTGGGCGTGCCGACGCGGGCGACGGACATGAGCTTTTCCGCCTCGCTGGACGGCGGGCGGGTGGAGTATGCCGGCACGCCCGCCGCCCTGTTCGCGCAGAAACGCAACCTGCTGCGCCCGCGCTTCTGGCGGATGATCGCCGACATTCTGCGCTTCTACCGCGAAGCTCCGGGCCTTCTGGCCGACCCGGCAGCGGAGACGCTGACGCTGGGCGACGTGCTGGACCGCGGCGGTTATTCCGACGCCTTCATCCGCGACCATCTGCTGCCGATGGCCGCCGCCATCTGGTCCAGCCCGGCGGAGTCGATGCGCGGCCATCCCGCCGCCGCCTTCATCCGCTTCTGCGACAACCACGGCCTGCTGAAGCTCAAGGGCCGGCCGGTCTGGCGCACGGTGGAGGGCGGCAGCCGCAGCTATGTCGGCCGCATCCTGGCCGACATGCCCGGCGCCCTGCGTCTGAACTGCGCGGTGGAGGGCATCGTCCGCGAGGAGGGCCGCGTCCTGCTGCGCGACCGCCGCGGCGACGTGCGCGCCCACGACCATGTCGTGATCGCCACCCATGCCGATCAGGCGCTGGCCCTGCTGGAGGATGCCGGCGGGGAGGAGCGCCGGCTGCTGGGCGCCTTCGGCTATGAGCGCAACCTCGCCATCCTGCACGGCGACCCCGCCCTGATGCCGAAGCGCCGCGCGGTGTGGTCGAGCTGGAACTATCTGGCCGAGCGGGGGGATGGCGGCCAAGATGGAGATCAGGACGCTCTGTGCGTGACCTACTGGATGAACCGGCTGCAGGGCTTCCTGCCGCAGGAGCGCGACCTGTTCGTCACGCTGAACCCCATCCGCCCGCCGCGCGACGGCAGCATCCTGCGCAGCGTGCTCTACGACCACCCGATCTTCGGGATGGAGGCGCTGGCGGCGCAGCGGCAACTGTGGAGCCTGCAGGGCCGGCGGCGGACCTGGTTCGCCGGGTCCTATTTCGGCGCCGGCTTCCACGAGGACGGGGCGCAGGCGGGGCTGGCGGTGGCGGAGGCGCTGGGCGGCGTGCGCCGGCCCTGGACGGTGCCGAACCCGTCGGGCCGCATCCATGTGGGACCGGTGCCGGCAATCCGTGGCGCAGAGCTGGAGACCGCGTGA
- a CDS encoding DUF1365 domain-containing protein, with amino-acid sequence MEAPRFASGLYVGTVMHHRVKPVRHRLSYRVFSLLADLDELPRLDRELRLFAHNRFGLIGFRDRDFGPLGGVEPLPTPGESPLPPGERVRVRGTHIEDLQESRTSRSHGIHPVNPPHPDPLPGGERGMEGLKQWAEDQLAAAGIEGGGPIRLLCFPRVLGFVFNPLCVWFCHRRDGTLAAIIHEVSNTFGQRHAYLIPAAPGPDGLVRQSCDKRFYVSPFMDMETAYHFRIRPPMGDAGESMAVSIRQTDAGGPVLHASLTLRRVELTDGAILRAWARHPLMTAKVVAGIHWEALHLWRKGLAIRPRPPAPAQPVTVVKDIVVPDRFREGHS; translated from the coding sequence ATGGAGGCGCCCCGCTTCGCCTCCGGCCTCTATGTCGGCACGGTGATGCACCACCGGGTGAAGCCGGTGCGGCACCGCCTGTCCTACCGGGTGTTCAGCCTGCTGGCCGATCTGGACGAGCTTCCCCGGCTGGACCGCGAATTGCGGCTGTTCGCCCACAACCGCTTCGGGCTGATCGGGTTCCGAGACCGCGATTTCGGGCCGCTGGGTGGTGTGGAGCCTCTTCCAACGCCGGGAGAGTCCCCTCTCCCCCCCGGGGAGAGGGTTAGGGTGAGGGGGACGCATATCGAGGATCTTCAAGAGTCGCGCACTTCCCGCTCCCACGGAATCCACCCCGTGAATCCCCCTCACCCCGACCCTCTCCCCGGGGGGGAGAGGGGGATGGAGGGCTTGAAGCAGTGGGCCGAAGATCAGCTTGCCGCCGCCGGGATCGAAGGGGGCGGGCCGATCCGCCTGCTGTGCTTTCCGCGGGTGCTGGGCTTCGTCTTCAATCCGCTCTGCGTCTGGTTCTGCCACCGCCGGGACGGGACGCTCGCCGCCATCATCCATGAGGTGTCCAACACCTTCGGTCAGCGCCACGCCTATCTGATCCCGGCGGCGCCCGGACCGGACGGGCTGGTGCGCCAGAGTTGCGACAAGCGCTTCTACGTCTCGCCCTTCATGGACATGGAGACCGCCTATCACTTCCGCATCCGCCCGCCCATGGGCGATGCGGGGGAGTCGATGGCGGTGTCCATCCGCCAGACCGACGCCGGGGGTCCGGTGCTGCACGCGTCGCTGACATTGAGGCGGGTGGAGCTGACCGACGGCGCCATCCTGCGCGCCTGGGCCCGCCACCCGCTGATGACCGCCAAGGTGGTCGCCGGCATCCATTGGGAGGCGCTGCACCTGTGGCGCAAGGGGCTGGCGATCCGCCCACGCCCGCCGGCCCCGGCGCAGCCGGTGACCGTCGTGAAAGATATCGTCGTTCCTGACCGTTTCCGAGAAGGCCATTCATGA
- a CDS encoding ChrR family anti-sigma-E factor, with protein MTARQPAARQLFLPNHHPSDALLVAYGAGSLGEGLSLAVAVHLAHCPDCRATLAEVEALGGALLEDLPPAPLESLSLSATLDRLEREEAPGNPCKAMRIRPRCSHPAGPAAASLPGPLRSYVPSLETLSWQRLAPGVRRVELLPRTSSGGAAQLLRIALGTALPHHGHGGLELTVVLSGHFADELGRYGPGDLAEVDGDTNHQPIADSHRDCICLIATDAPLRFTGLMGRLMQPFIGL; from the coding sequence ATGACCGCCCGACAACCCGCCGCCCGCCAACTTTTCCTGCCGAATCACCACCCCAGCGACGCCCTGCTGGTGGCCTATGGCGCGGGCAGCCTGGGAGAAGGGCTGTCGCTGGCCGTCGCCGTCCACCTCGCCCATTGCCCGGACTGCCGCGCCACCCTGGCGGAGGTGGAGGCGCTGGGCGGCGCCCTGCTGGAGGATCTGCCGCCGGCCCCGCTGGAAAGCCTGTCCCTGTCCGCCACCCTCGACCGCCTGGAGCGGGAGGAGGCGCCGGGCAACCCCTGCAAGGCCATGCGGATACGGCCGCGATGCAGCCACCCCGCCGGCCCGGCCGCCGCGTCCCTTCCGGGTCCGCTGCGCTCCTATGTGCCCTCCCTGGAGACCCTGTCCTGGCAGCGGCTGGCTCCCGGCGTGCGGCGGGTGGAGTTGCTGCCGCGCACGTCGTCGGGCGGCGCGGCCCAGCTTCTGCGCATCGCCCTCGGCACCGCCCTGCCCCATCACGGCCATGGCGGGCTGGAGCTGACCGTGGTGCTGAGCGGCCATTTCGCCGACGAACTCGGCCGCTACGGCCCCGGCGATCTGGCGGAGGTCGATGGCGACACCAACCACCAGCCCATCGCCGACAGCCACCGCGACTGCATCTGCCTGATCGCGACCGATGCGCCGCTGCGCTTCACCGGCCTGATGGGCCGGCTGATGCAGCCCTTCATCGGGCTATAG
- a CDS encoding DUF3833 domain-containing protein, with protein sequence MKIGDFAGNTPELRIERYFAGRTHAWGVFEDRFGTLRRSFTVAIDGQWDGQELVLDERFVYADGETDRRVWRIVRTAGGSYEGRADDVIGTAVGRSAGNALNWTYEMALKVGGDRWRVRFDDWMWLQPGDALINRANVYRWGLWIGTVSLFFLPEGRLVQPGAVNPAEQRPAAAE encoded by the coding sequence ATGAAGATCGGGGATTTCGCCGGCAACACGCCCGAATTGCGGATCGAGCGCTATTTCGCCGGGCGCACCCATGCCTGGGGCGTGTTCGAGGACCGGTTCGGCACACTGCGCCGCAGCTTCACCGTCGCCATCGACGGGCAGTGGGACGGGCAGGAACTGGTGCTGGACGAACGCTTCGTCTATGCCGACGGCGAGACCGACCGCCGGGTCTGGCGCATCGTCAGAACTGCCGGGGGATCCTATGAGGGGCGGGCCGACGACGTGATCGGCACGGCGGTGGGGCGGTCGGCCGGCAACGCGCTGAACTGGACCTATGAGATGGCGCTGAAGGTCGGCGGCGACCGCTGGCGCGTGCGGTTCGACGACTGGATGTGGCTGCAGCCGGGCGATGCGCTGATCAACCGGGCCAACGTCTACCGCTGGGGCCTGTGGATCGGCACGGTCAGCCTGTTCTTCCTGCCCGAAGGCCGGCTGGTCCAGCCCGGCGCCGTCAATCCGGCGGAGCAGCGCCCAGCCGCCGCCGAATGA